Within Haloterrigena turkmenica DSM 5511, the genomic segment GTGGGTATCCAGTTCACTGCTCGAGTCGGGGAGAAGTTCCGCGAGCGAACCGGCGCGTTCTTGGGTCTGCTGAAGGAGCTGTTGCAGGAAGTCAGCTGGATCAGTCGGTGGTGCCGGCTGGTCAAGTGCTGTCTGCCGATAGTCGTCTGATTGGTCAATCTCGTCTCGGAGCGACCCCGGTGACTCCAGTTCCTGGGAGAGAATCACTTGGTTGATCGCGACCACGAGGGTGATGAGCGTGATATTCCCTCCGATCAACGCGCTCGCGATATAGATCACCGGCGTGAGATTGCGGATGGTGAACCGGGAGAAAAGAGGGATAAGCACCACCACAGCCATGGTGAAGAGTATCCCAGTGGCGACGCGGAACCGACCCCCTGAGAGGAGCAGCCATCGACTGAATCGGTCGTCCATTCGTTGATTGGTGCTTTGCCGGTCAGCCCGAAAATGTGTGGTGCCTCTCTCCACTTTCTCACTGTATCAGGATTTGATGTTCCGGTTATGAACGATCTTTGTGTTTCTACTGAACGGCAACTACTTTTCCTGTACTTACCGCTGGTTCACGATCTCCTGTCCGACTCTGTCTGATTTCTCGGACAGTCTTTTCAGGTAAGTTCTCTCTGAAAGGCACGGTAACGCTATGTACGTATTGCGTGTCCATAGATACCTGACCGGCACCCAGTTAGGTAATCGAGAGCCTTACCGATCCAGGAGTTTCTCACCGGCTAGTGGGGCGACAACAGCACCACCAACTGCGATTGCGGAACCAGAAAACGTGACCATCAGTGGTGGTTCGAGAGCGTACAAGAGTGTAAAGAAACCGCCCGCGAGTCCAAGGACAGCGAACCCAGCACCGACCACCCACCGGTTCGACGGATGGGCTGGCGTTGAATCAGCGATGCCACGCCAGACGAGCCATGCGCCAACGGTGCTTCCGAGCACGGCCACGCTCTCAAAAGAAACTCCCTGTAATAACCCCAGCGCCGCGATGGCGACGGCAACGAGCAACACTCGACCGGGAACGGTGCCGCGGTCGGTGATCGCGTAGAGAACACCCAATATCACCAGCCCAAGGCCAGCCCCGACCACAACATCTACGAGGTAATGAACTCCCAGAACAAGCCTCGAGAGCGAGATGATACCGGCGACAGCGCCCGCGACTCCGAGCCACAGATATGATAGTTTGTTCTCTACGACGACGAGCGCGAATCCACCCCATACCATCGTCGTCCCGAGGGCGTGACCACTCGGAAATCCCGGTCCGTCCCCTGTCGAAGTACTCGCGAACGCCGGCTGGAAGAGAGATGGTATCCACTCGACGACGGGCGGCTCACCTGCCCCTGCCGGACGAGGGAGCAGGAAGAACTGTTTGAGTACCCCGATGAGGGCAACATACGTGAGCAGGAGTCCAAGGACAAACAGGGCACGCCGTCGATCGACCCCCCACCGCGGAAACTTATCCCCGGCGACATAAAGTACGCCGCCTCCCAGAAAAAGGAACCACACGTCACCGAGTTGTGTCAGCAGTGCGAAAAGAACGAGAATCGGGTCCTGCGCTGATCCATGAAGCGCCTCGGTGATCCCAATACCGCGGTCCTCCGTAAGCATCCTTGTTCGGTAGATTGTTGGCTTCCGTGCCGTTATAGCCTCGGCCTGTACTGACCACTGCAGATCTTACATCTGTCTCTTACTGAAGGATTTAACAGGCCCTCCACATTCAGCCTCGAGGCCCTGCTCAGGGCTTGCTCTGAGCCCAATCGTCGAGTTCAGATAGGCCTGGATCATAGGGCTAACAACCACCCTGGTTAGACCGCCCAGCGGCCAGATTCGGCCGACGTAGTTGGCGTATTCGATCTGACTGCCCATGCTGAATGCATCCTCTGAATTCCTTGCTGGTAACGCTCTCTTCTGTACTTAGCAGTAGGGATCTATACCTGCCTCTCACTATACGCACCATGTA encodes:
- a CDS encoding phosphatase PAP2 family protein, which encodes MLTEDRGIGITEALHGSAQDPILVLFALLTQLGDVWFLFLGGGVLYVAGDKFPRWGVDRRRALFVLGLLLTYVALIGVLKQFFLLPRPAGAGEPPVVEWIPSLFQPAFASTSTGDGPGFPSGHALGTTMVWGGFALVVVENKLSYLWLGVAGAVAGIISLSRLVLGVHYLVDVVVGAGLGLVILGVLYAITDRGTVPGRVLLVAVAIAALGLLQGVSFESVAVLGSTVGAWLVWRGIADSTPAHPSNRWVVGAGFAVLGLAGGFFTLLYALEPPLMVTFSGSAIAVGGAVVAPLAGEKLLDR